The proteins below are encoded in one region of Roseovarius bejariae:
- a CDS encoding DUF3833 family protein, whose protein sequence is MSPILFFTLGALLVVGLTVLHARLAGFMAQTPADYAQSEPQVDLRLHLNGDIKCDGVIYGPLGRVVSRFTGDFVAAWDGNKGIMREHFEYDSGNTQDREWRLELGNDGAIRAEAEDLLGAGHGAQSGATVCLKYRIRLPDEAGGHVLSVTDWMYLAPSGVIVNRSQFRKFGVKVAELVATMRKVEAA, encoded by the coding sequence ATGAGTCCAATATTGTTTTTCACCCTTGGTGCGCTTTTGGTGGTGGGGTTGACCGTTCTGCACGCCCGCCTCGCGGGCTTCATGGCGCAGACGCCAGCGGATTATGCGCAAAGCGAACCGCAAGTGGACCTGCGCCTGCATCTGAATGGCGATATAAAATGCGACGGCGTGATCTATGGGCCTTTGGGAAGAGTGGTCTCGCGTTTCACGGGGGATTTCGTTGCCGCTTGGGATGGTAACAAGGGTATCATGCGTGAACACTTCGAATATGACAGTGGCAACACGCAGGATCGCGAGTGGCGCCTTGAGCTGGGCAATGATGGCGCGATCCGGGCCGAGGCTGAAGACCTTTTGGGGGCCGGGCACGGCGCACAATCCGGAGCGACCGTGTGCTTGAAGTACCGTATCCGGTTGCCCGATGAGGCGGGGGGGCATGTTCTGAGCGTGACCGATTGGATGTATCTTGCTCCAAGCGGCGTGATCGTGAACCGAAGTCAGTTTCGCAAGTTTGGCGTCAAAGTGGCCGAACTGGTTGCCACCATGCGAAAAGTGGAGGCTGCATGA
- a CDS encoding MFS transporter: MASRLPAYALFAAFLASAGLPLYIHAPKFYVDEYNVSLSALGSALFVLRLLDVIQDPLLGRLADRMRAWRGVSVVLAGSLMISAMLGLFAVKPLFDPLWWFAVMLTVVFSCFSYLTICFYAQGVAKAARLHDQGHLRLARWRETGALLGICAAAVAPVALGGYGWFATAFAILACVALWAMRPEWQAGTLESAGFAAVLQDRVARQLLFVALVNAAPVAVSSTLFLFFVESRLQAPGWEGPFLLLFFLSAAVAAPVWGRMAERFGAKPVLLGAMVLSIIAFASAVLLEAGDLWPFAIICIASGAAIGADMTLLPALFAARMEKVSPGASEGFGLWSFVSKFTLALAAVLLLPTLELGGFKAGQDNPDHALILLSYLYAGVPCLLKLVAIALLAAIQMNQQASDHPGFVERRLNQ; this comes from the coding sequence ATGGCATCACGGTTGCCGGCATATGCGCTGTTTGCGGCATTCTTGGCCTCGGCTGGACTGCCGCTCTATATCCACGCGCCGAAGTTCTATGTGGATGAATACAATGTGTCGCTTTCTGCACTGGGCAGCGCGCTCTTTGTGCTTCGGCTTCTGGATGTCATACAAGATCCGCTCTTGGGCCGTTTGGCCGACAGGATGCGCGCGTGGCGCGGAGTGTCCGTAGTCCTGGCAGGCAGCCTGATGATCTCGGCAATGCTGGGATTATTCGCCGTTAAGCCTCTTTTCGACCCGCTTTGGTGGTTCGCGGTGATGCTGACTGTGGTGTTTTCATGCTTCAGCTATTTGACCATCTGTTTCTACGCACAGGGTGTGGCGAAAGCCGCCCGCCTCCACGATCAAGGTCATCTGCGTCTGGCCCGCTGGCGCGAGACAGGCGCACTTCTCGGGATCTGCGCGGCGGCTGTCGCGCCGGTGGCTTTAGGCGGCTATGGATGGTTTGCCACGGCCTTCGCAATACTGGCCTGTGTCGCGCTGTGGGCAATGCGCCCGGAATGGCAGGCTGGCACACTGGAAAGCGCAGGTTTTGCGGCGGTCCTGCAAGATCGCGTCGCGCGGCAGTTACTTTTCGTGGCTTTGGTTAATGCGGCACCGGTCGCCGTCAGTTCCACATTGTTCCTGTTCTTTGTCGAAAGCCGTTTGCAGGCCCCCGGCTGGGAGGGGCCTTTCCTGCTGCTCTTTTTCCTCTCCGCTGCGGTTGCCGCCCCAGTTTGGGGGCGCATGGCCGAGCGTTTCGGAGCTAAGCCCGTGCTGCTTGGGGCCATGGTCCTGTCGATCATTGCTTTCGCATCGGCGGTTTTACTTGAGGCGGGTGACCTTTGGCCCTTCGCAATCATCTGTATTGCGTCAGGGGCGGCCATCGGCGCGGATATGACCCTTCTTCCGGCACTTTTCGCCGCCAGAATGGAGAAAGTATCCCCGGGGGCAAGCGAAGGTTTCGGGTTATGGTCCTTCGTGTCGAAGTTCACGCTTGCATTGGCCGCGGTACTGCTTTTGCCCACGCTTGAGTTGGGTGGCTTCAAGGCGGGGCAGGATAACCCGGATCACGCGTTGATATTGCTCAGCTATCTCTATGCCGGGGTTCCGTGCCTTCTAAAGCTTGTGGCGATTGCCTTGTTGGCGGCGATTCAAATGAATCAACAGGCGTCCGATCATCCGGGTTTTGTGGAAAGGAGGCTCAACCAATGA
- a CDS encoding DUF1365 domain-containing protein, which produces MTTVDHIAGHTWHGRKGAIENAFRYGVDYVLLNAETPVNAPRLFGRNRAGLASLWDSDHGGAPGNGKGAAWVRDVLNAHGLPAPATIDLLAQPRILGHVFNPVSFWICRDAQGAVPVIIAEVTNTYGDRHSYLCHRDDLAPIGPTDRLKAQKVFHVSPFQRIEGSYEFRFDIRVDRIGIWIDFTGGNGGVIATLVGTRKSLTVPGLLKACLRRPFGSRRVLALIHWQALKLWWNGATFRARPEPPTKDISR; this is translated from the coding sequence ATGACAACCGTAGACCATATCGCAGGCCACACGTGGCACGGGCGCAAAGGCGCGATTGAAAACGCCTTTCGCTATGGTGTCGATTACGTGCTGTTGAATGCCGAAACCCCGGTAAACGCCCCACGACTCTTCGGGCGGAACCGGGCCGGCCTGGCCTCGCTTTGGGATAGCGACCACGGGGGCGCGCCGGGCAACGGAAAGGGCGCGGCATGGGTGCGTGACGTCCTGAATGCGCATGGATTGCCCGCCCCCGCGACGATCGACCTCTTGGCACAGCCGCGCATCTTGGGCCATGTCTTCAACCCGGTGTCATTCTGGATCTGCCGGGATGCGCAGGGCGCCGTGCCCGTGATCATTGCCGAGGTGACCAATACCTATGGTGATAGGCATTCCTACCTGTGTCACCGTGACGACCTTGCGCCCATTGGGCCCACCGATCGCCTGAAAGCGCAAAAGGTGTTTCATGTCTCGCCCTTCCAGCGGATCGAAGGCAGCTACGAATTCCGATTTGACATACGTGTCGACCGTATCGGTATCTGGATTGATTTCACTGGTGGAAACGGGGGCGTCATCGCCACGTTGGTTGGCACCCGTAAATCCTTGACTGTCCCGGGCCTGCTCAAGGCTTGCTTGCGTCGGCCTTTCGGATCGCGCCGGGTGCTGGCCCTGATTCATTGGCAAGCCCTGAAACTTTGGTGGAATGGCGCGACGTTTCGGGCGCGGCCTGAACCGCCCACAAAAGACATAAGCCGATGA
- a CDS encoding NAD(P)/FAD-dependent oxidoreductase, translating to MPFEAGPLGRRKVAVIGAGISGMGAAQAMADTHDVTLFEAEPRLGGHARTVVAGKNGDQPVDTGFIVFNYANYPNLARIFERLDVPVVKSTMSFGASVRGGRVEYGLDGAKAFFAQKRNALNPWFLGMLRDIFRFNARALEQAKKNEGMTIGQFLDHLKMGKWFRDYYLLPFSGAIWSTPKEQILEFPAYAMVQFFENHALLGYEGQHQWYTVQGGSTQYVERLEADMRANGVTLRPNCPVDAVHRGSGRPAVKVPGADWETFDEVVFATHSDVTLSLLADPSEDEQAMLGAISYQPNDVILHADTGVMPKSRAVWSSWNYAEGEAQRDGQIDITYWMNSLQPIPQDDPHFVTLNSRRPIREDLIYDQVTLHHPVYDLAALKAQSRLREINGANRTWFCGAWMRHGFHEDGLTSGLDVAEAIIARDALFVAAE from the coding sequence ATGCCATTCGAAGCAGGCCCCCTAGGTCGCAGAAAAGTTGCCGTCATTGGTGCCGGAATTTCAGGAATGGGTGCGGCGCAGGCCATGGCTGACACCCATGATGTGACCTTGTTCGAAGCAGAGCCCCGCTTGGGCGGGCACGCCCGCACGGTTGTTGCCGGTAAGAATGGGGATCAGCCCGTGGACACGGGGTTTATCGTGTTCAACTATGCCAATTACCCCAATCTAGCGCGTATTTTTGAGCGCCTTGATGTCCCTGTTGTCAAAAGCACAATGAGCTTTGGCGCCTCTGTGCGGGGTGGGCGTGTAGAATACGGCCTGGATGGGGCCAAGGCGTTCTTCGCGCAAAAGCGAAATGCATTGAACCCGTGGTTCCTTGGCATGTTGCGTGATATTTTTCGCTTCAACGCCCGCGCCCTTGAGCAGGCCAAGAAAAACGAGGGCATGACCATCGGGCAGTTTCTGGACCATCTGAAGATGGGCAAATGGTTTCGCGATTATTATCTGCTGCCATTTTCCGGTGCGATCTGGTCCACGCCGAAAGAGCAAATCCTGGAATTCCCGGCCTATGCGATGGTTCAGTTTTTCGAAAACCACGCCCTGTTGGGCTATGAAGGGCAACACCAATGGTACACGGTCCAGGGCGGTTCAACGCAGTATGTCGAACGCCTCGAAGCCGACATGCGTGCGAATGGGGTAACACTTCGTCCAAACTGTCCGGTCGATGCCGTCCACCGCGGTTCGGGCCGGCCGGCAGTCAAGGTGCCCGGCGCAGATTGGGAGACCTTTGACGAGGTGGTATTCGCCACCCACTCCGACGTAACCCTGTCGCTCTTGGCCGATCCAAGCGAGGATGAACAAGCGATGCTGGGGGCGATTTCATACCAACCCAACGATGTGATCCTGCACGCGGATACCGGTGTGATGCCCAAGTCACGCGCGGTCTGGTCGTCGTGGAATTATGCAGAGGGCGAGGCACAGCGTGACGGGCAGATCGACATCACATACTGGATGAACAGCCTCCAGCCCATCCCGCAGGACGATCCGCATTTCGTGACGCTCAATTCCCGCAGGCCGATCCGCGAGGACCTGATTTACGATCAGGTCACCCTGCATCACCCGGTCTATGATCTGGCCGCCCTCAAGGCGCAAAGCCGCCTGCGTGAGATCAACGGCGCAAACAGAACGTGGTTCTGCGGGGCATGGATGCGGCACGGCTTCCACGAAGACGGTTTGACAAGCGGTCTTGACGTGGCAGAGGCCATTATCGCGCGTGACGCCCTTTTTGTGGCGGCAGAATGA
- a CDS encoding sigma-70 family RNA polymerase sigma factor: MTKNETTDNDAWVACILSIRDNADKQAFARLFGHFAPRIKGFLMKSGADETLAEECTQDVMATLWQKAHLFDPSRASAATWIFTIARNRKIDALRKQKRPEPEDLPWGPDHEPDQADVLALHQETTQLGHAIKDLPEKQRLLIEKAYFHDLSHSEIAKETGLPLGTIKSRIRLALDRLRHSMK; this comes from the coding sequence GTGACAAAGAACGAAACGACGGACAACGATGCTTGGGTTGCTTGCATCCTGAGCATTCGGGACAATGCGGACAAGCAAGCTTTCGCACGCCTGTTCGGGCATTTTGCCCCACGGATCAAGGGGTTCTTGATGAAATCGGGCGCCGACGAGACCTTGGCCGAGGAATGCACGCAGGATGTCATGGCGACCCTGTGGCAGAAGGCCCATCTGTTCGACCCCAGCCGGGCCAGTGCGGCGACGTGGATTTTCACAATCGCGCGGAACCGCAAGATTGACGCGTTGCGAAAACAAAAGCGCCCCGAGCCTGAAGACTTGCCCTGGGGCCCGGACCATGAGCCGGACCAGGCCGACGTCTTGGCCCTGCACCAGGAAACAACACAATTAGGCCACGCAATCAAAGACTTGCCCGAAAAGCAGAGACTATTGATCGAAAAGGCCTACTTCCACGATCTGAGCCACTCGGAAATCGCCAAGGAAACTGGCCTTCCGCTTGGCACAATCAAATCCCGAATCCGCTTGGCACTGGACCGCCTGCGCCATTCAATGAAGTGA
- a CDS encoding ChrR family anti-sigma-E factor, with product MKDQINHHLTDALLMAYSAGNLPEAFNLTVAAHVSMCDECRARLGAFDSLGGVLVEETEAVEMSSGSLNAVMERLKEPVEGPKMQNKNKGILPSPLQDYIGGDLDSVRWRSVGMGVKQAILPTSRDATARLLFIPAGAAVPDHGHRGTELTLVLKGAFADEVDHFGPGDIEVANEDLNHTPVADIGEDCICLAATDAPLKFKGLIPRLAQPFLRI from the coding sequence ATGAAAGATCAAATTAATCATCACCTTACCGATGCCCTGCTGATGGCCTATTCAGCCGGAAACCTGCCCGAGGCATTCAACCTGACAGTCGCGGCGCATGTTTCGATGTGCGACGAATGCCGCGCGCGCCTGGGAGCGTTCGACAGTTTGGGTGGTGTCCTGGTTGAAGAGACCGAAGCTGTAGAAATGTCGTCTGGCAGCCTCAACGCGGTAATGGAGCGCCTGAAGGAACCTGTGGAAGGCCCGAAAATGCAAAATAAAAACAAAGGGATATTGCCTTCTCCTTTGCAAGATTACATTGGCGGTGACCTCGACTCGGTGCGTTGGAGATCTGTTGGCATGGGCGTGAAGCAAGCGATCCTGCCCACCTCACGCGACGCGACCGCGCGGTTGCTTTTCATCCCCGCCGGTGCGGCCGTGCCGGATCATGGGCACCGGGGAACCGAGTTGACCCTTGTTTTAAAAGGGGCTTTTGCCGATGAGGTCGATCATTTCGGCCCCGGGGACATCGAGGTTGCGAACGAGGATCTGAACCATACGCCGGTGGCTGATATTGGCGAGGATTGCATTTGTCTGGCGGCTACCGACGCGCCGCTGAAGTTCAAGGGATTGATCCCGCGACTGGCGCAACCCTTCCTGCGGATCTGA
- a CDS encoding ABC transporter permease, translating into MQSLGDALGLAFALVLSGDADLLEIVALSLRVSLTATMVACLIGLPIGALVAIGRFRGRSALLVVMNALMGLPPVVVGLLVYLHLSRSGPLGFLGLLYTPTAMIIAQTILIAPIVAALSRQVLEDLHSEYAEQFRSLCLTRWQTVQALLWDARYSLLTVGLAGFGRAVAEVGAVIIVGGNIDHLTRVMTTAIALETSKGDLALALALGIILLVIALGVNAAVQSVRMTAARQAYV; encoded by the coding sequence TTGCAGAGTCTCGGAGATGCCCTTGGTCTTGCCTTTGCGCTGGTGCTGTCCGGCGATGCAGACCTGTTGGAAATCGTCGCCCTGTCTTTGCGCGTCAGCCTGACGGCAACGATGGTCGCCTGTCTGATCGGCCTGCCCATCGGAGCCCTCGTGGCCATCGGGCGGTTTCGCGGGCGCAGCGCGCTTTTGGTCGTGATGAACGCGCTGATGGGGCTGCCTCCGGTCGTCGTCGGCCTGCTGGTCTATCTGCACCTGTCCCGTTCCGGCCCGCTTGGGTTTCTGGGGCTGCTCTATACCCCCACGGCGATGATCATTGCACAGACCATCCTGATCGCGCCCATCGTGGCGGCGCTGTCGCGGCAGGTGCTGGAAGACCTGCACAGCGAATATGCCGAGCAGTTCCGTTCGCTTTGCCTGACGCGGTGGCAGACGGTGCAGGCGCTTTTGTGGGATGCGCGGTATTCCCTGCTGACCGTGGGACTGGCCGGGTTTGGCCGGGCGGTGGCCGAGGTCGGCGCGGTGATCATCGTCGGGGGCAATATCGACCACCTGACACGGGTGATGACCACGGCGATTGCGCTTGAAACCTCCAAGGGCGATCTGGCGTTGGCCTTGGCGCTTGGGATCATCCTTTTGGTGATCGCGCTTGGTGTCAACGCGGCGGTGCAATCGGTGCGCATGACGGCGGCACGGCAAGCCTATGTTTGA
- a CDS encoding ATP-binding cassette domain-containing protein, whose protein sequence is MPLTVRGLCLELGGTPVLDDLDLDLGPAGCTMIMGPNGAGKSLLLKLLHGLMAPTGGMIDWAGRDTAEATKRQALVFQKPVLLRRSVAANIDFVLKARGKDRGKRDALLEHVGLSHKARQPARLLSGGEAQRLALARALASEPDVLFLDEPTASLDPASVLAIEGIVSEAKARGVRIIFVTHDMGQARRMADDVVFLHGGRVIEHSPANAFFPEPQTQAARDYLNGRIVV, encoded by the coding sequence ATGCCACTGACCGTGCGCGGCCTGTGCCTTGAACTTGGCGGAACACCGGTTCTGGATGATCTGGACCTTGATCTGGGGCCTGCGGGCTGCACCATGATCATGGGGCCGAATGGCGCGGGCAAGAGCCTGTTACTCAAGCTATTGCATGGATTGATGGCCCCCACGGGCGGCATGATCGACTGGGCCGGGCGTGACACGGCAGAGGCCACGAAGCGGCAGGCGTTGGTGTTCCAGAAGCCTGTCCTGTTGCGCCGATCGGTGGCGGCCAACATCGACTTTGTCCTCAAGGCGCGCGGCAAAGACCGGGGCAAGCGCGACGCGCTGTTGGAGCATGTGGGCCTGTCGCACAAGGCCCGGCAACCCGCGCGTCTGCTGTCGGGGGGCGAGGCGCAGCGGCTTGCGCTGGCACGGGCCCTGGCAAGCGAGCCGGACGTCCTGTTTCTGGATGAGCCCACGGCAAGCCTTGATCCGGCTTCGGTTCTGGCGATCGAAGGGATCGTCAGCGAAGCCAAGGCACGGGGCGTGCGGATCATCTTTGTCACCCACGACATGGGCCAAGCCCGACGCATGGCCGATGACGTGGTTTTCCTGCATGGCGGGCGGGTGATCGAACACAGCCCGGCCAATGCATTTTTCCCCGAACCGCAAACACAGGCGGCGCGGGACTATCTGAACGGCAGGATTGTCGTCTGA
- a CDS encoding substrate-binding domain-containing protein → MLKRTIGASLLALTMAGGAMAQDQSIIVQSTTSTANSGLYDYLLPIFQEESGIQVNVVAVGTGQAIKNAENCDGDLLLVHAKPSEEKFVEAGFGTERTDLMYNDFVIVGPAGDPAGVGGMEDVQGALSKIAGEGALFASRGDDSGTHKKEVALWADAGVDPTAASGDWYRETGSGMGATLNAGIGMGAYVMTDRATWISFDNKQDYQIQVQGDEDMFNQYGVIPVNPEKCPSVNMDGAQAFAEWLLSDEGQDAIEAYKVSGQQLFFPNAPE, encoded by the coding sequence ATGCTGAAACGCACAATTGGCGCTAGCCTGCTTGCCCTGACCATGGCCGGTGGAGCCATGGCACAGGACCAGTCGATCATCGTGCAATCGACCACATCGACGGCCAATTCGGGCCTGTATGACTATCTGTTGCCGATCTTTCAGGAAGAAAGCGGCATTCAGGTGAACGTGGTGGCCGTGGGCACCGGACAAGCCATCAAGAACGCGGAAAACTGCGATGGTGATCTGTTGTTGGTCCATGCCAAACCATCCGAGGAAAAGTTCGTCGAAGCCGGGTTCGGCACCGAGCGGACCGACCTGATGTATAATGATTTCGTCATCGTCGGCCCGGCGGGTGACCCCGCGGGCGTGGGCGGCATGGAGGACGTGCAGGGCGCCTTGTCGAAGATCGCCGGGGAAGGCGCGCTTTTCGCCTCACGCGGGGATGACAGCGGCACGCACAAGAAGGAAGTAGCGCTTTGGGCCGATGCGGGTGTCGATCCTACTGCGGCCAGCGGCGATTGGTACCGCGAGACCGGCTCCGGCATGGGCGCGACCCTGAATGCCGGGATCGGCATGGGCGCCTACGTTATGACCGACCGCGCCACCTGGATCAGCTTTGACAACAAGCAGGATTACCAGATCCAGGTGCAGGGCGACGAGGACATGTTCAACCAGTATGGCGTGATCCCGGTGAACCCGGAGAAATGCCCGAGCGTGAACATGGACGGCGCACAGGCCTTTGCCGAGTGGCTTCTGTCGGATGAGGGCCAGGATGCGATCGAGGCCTACAAGGTCTCGGGTCAGCAATTGTTCTTCCCGAATGCTCCGGAGTGA
- a CDS encoding helix-turn-helix transcriptional regulator, whose product MSEPSFPDHDYLTVRELAELLRLKERKIYDLAASGEVPCSRATGKLLFPAAEIRAWIEGATSGGVEGAAPPAPRPPILLGSHDPLLDWALRQSQCGLASFYDGSRDGLERFARGEGMAAALHIHDAASDSWNIPAVRDAAAGLNAVLVGFATRRRGLVFRPGEATPRGLGDLAGLRLVPRQAGSGTDTLLRGLAAKAGLDLSGLAQAEVARTEDDAVEAVRRGEGDVAFGLEAVARNYGLEFAPLVEEQFALLVDRKAWFEPPMQALMAFCGSEAFKTRAESYGGYDLAALGTVQWNA is encoded by the coding sequence ATGAGTGAGCCTTCCTTTCCCGATCACGATTACCTGACGGTCAGGGAACTGGCCGAGCTTCTTCGCCTCAAGGAACGCAAGATTTACGATCTTGCGGCCTCGGGCGAGGTGCCCTGTTCGCGGGCCACCGGCAAGTTGCTGTTCCCGGCGGCAGAGATTCGCGCGTGGATCGAGGGGGCGACATCCGGGGGCGTCGAGGGGGCGGCCCCGCCTGCCCCGCGCCCGCCGATCCTGTTGGGCAGTCACGACCCCTTGCTGGACTGGGCGCTGCGGCAATCGCAATGCGGCTTGGCGAGCTTTTATGACGGGTCGCGCGATGGATTGGAGCGGTTCGCCCGCGGCGAGGGCATGGCGGCGGCGCTGCATATCCATGACGCGGCCAGCGATAGCTGGAACATCCCGGCGGTCCGCGATGCGGCGGCGGGGTTGAACGCGGTGCTGGTCGGCTTTGCCACGCGGCGGCGGGGGCTGGTGTTCCGCCCCGGCGAGGCCACGCCAAGGGGCCTTGGCGATTTGGCGGGGCTGCGGCTTGTGCCGCGTCAGGCGGGATCGGGCACGGATACCTTGCTGCGGGGATTGGCGGCGAAGGCGGGGCTGGACCTGTCGGGACTGGCACAGGCCGAGGTGGCCCGGACCGAGGATGACGCGGTTGAGGCGGTGCGCCGTGGCGAGGGCGACGTGGCCTTCGGGCTTGAGGCCGTGGCGCGGAATTACGGGTTGGAGTTTGCGCCGCTGGTGGAGGAGCAGTTTGCCCTTCTGGTCGACCGCAAGGCGTGGTTCGAGCCACCGATGCAGGCCCTGATGGCGTTTTGCGGCAGCGAGGCGTTCAAGACGCGGGCGGAGAGTTACGGCGGCTATGATCTGGCCGCGCTCGGGACCGTTCAGTGGAATGCATGA
- a CDS encoding NifU family protein, whose protein sequence is MFIQTESTPNPATLKFLPGQTVLDAGTADFPSAEAAGKSPLAERIFKVQGVTGVFFGNDFVTVTKGDEIEWDHMKPAILGAIMEHYQSGAPVMTGEAEAPSGHAEHEGEDAEIVGQIKELLDTRVRPAVAQDGGDITFHGFERGVVYLHMQGACAGCPSSTITLKMGIENLLRHYIPEVTEVRPVGV, encoded by the coding sequence ATGTTCATTCAGACCGAATCCACACCCAACCCTGCAACGCTGAAATTCCTGCCGGGCCAGACCGTACTTGACGCGGGCACAGCCGATTTCCCCAGTGCCGAGGCGGCGGGCAAATCGCCACTGGCCGAACGCATCTTCAAGGTGCAGGGCGTGACGGGTGTGTTTTTCGGCAATGATTTCGTGACCGTCACCAAAGGTGACGAGATCGAATGGGATCATATGAAACCCGCCATCCTCGGTGCGATCATGGAGCATTACCAAAGCGGCGCCCCGGTGATGACCGGCGAGGCCGAGGCCCCCTCGGGCCATGCCGAGCATGAGGGCGAAGACGCCGAGATCGTCGGCCAGATCAAGGAGTTGCTGGATACCCGCGTGCGCCCCGCCGTGGCGCAAGACGGTGGTGACATCACCTTCCACGGGTTCGAACGCGGTGTCGTGTATCTGCACATGCAGGGTGCTTGCGCCGGCTGTCCCTCGTCCACCATCACCTTGAAGATGGGCATCGAGAACCTGCTGCGCCACTATATCCCCGAAGTGACCGAGGTGCGCCCCGTTGGGGTCTGA
- the tsaB gene encoding tRNA (adenosine(37)-N6)-threonylcarbamoyltransferase complex dimerization subunit type 1 TsaB, with amino-acid sequence MGSEPLILGFDTSAAHCAAALLSGDRVLVTRHEEMGRGQAERLMPLLEEVLAEGGATWRDLSRIGVGVGPGNFTGIRIAVSAARGLALSLGIPAVGVNGFEAITLTAPDGHLPALPAPRDQLYIRPTDAPPCLMSRAEAEALGPLAQAPAPQDFALSIARIAGDAPKDTPPPAPLYLKPADAAPSRDAPPKILDDT; translated from the coding sequence TTGGGGTCTGAGCCTCTCATTCTCGGGTTCGACACATCGGCCGCGCATTGCGCGGCCGCTTTGCTGTCGGGCGACCGGGTTCTGGTGACCCGACACGAAGAGATGGGCCGCGGACAGGCCGAGCGCCTGATGCCCCTGCTGGAGGAGGTCTTGGCCGAAGGTGGCGCCACATGGCGCGACCTTTCACGCATCGGCGTGGGCGTGGGGCCGGGGAATTTCACCGGCATTCGCATTGCCGTTTCGGCGGCGCGGGGCCTGGCCCTGTCGCTGGGCATTCCCGCAGTCGGGGTCAATGGCTTCGAGGCCATCACCCTGACCGCCCCCGACGGCCATCTTCCCGCGCTGCCTGCACCGCGCGATCAGCTTTACATCCGCCCCACGGATGCCCCCCCGTGCCTGATGTCGCGGGCGGAGGCCGAGGCGCTTGGCCCCCTTGCCCAAGCGCCCGCACCCCAGGATTTCGCCCTGTCGATTGCCCGGATCGCCGGGGACGCCCCCAAGGATACACCGCCCCCCGCACCGCTTTACCTGAAACCCGCCGACGCCGCCCCGTCGCGCGATGCGCCGCCGAAGATCCTCGATGACACCTGA
- a CDS encoding GNAT family N-acetyltransferase, which translates to MTPDDMAYCHARAFEGRGQVWTASEIAELLTSPHVFAVGDARCFAMGRVVAGEAELLTLASDPAHQGQGLGRACLADFETEARIRNAEAFFLEVADDNIAAQALYQSAGYTEAARRKGYYPRQGAAPVDALILSKSA; encoded by the coding sequence ATGACACCTGACGACATGGCCTATTGCCACGCGCGCGCCTTTGAGGGGCGCGGGCAGGTCTGGACTGCCAGCGAGATTGCCGAATTGCTGACCTCGCCGCATGTCTTTGCCGTGGGTGATGCGCGGTGCTTTGCCATGGGCCGGGTTGTGGCGGGTGAGGCGGAATTGCTAACGCTGGCAAGTGATCCGGCGCATCAGGGTCAAGGGCTGGGCCGGGCCTGTCTTGCCGATTTTGAGACCGAGGCACGGATACGGAACGCCGAGGCGTTTTTCCTTGAGGTGGCCGATGACAACATCGCGGCACAGGCCCTTTACCAATCCGCAGGGTATACCGAAGCCGCCCGCCGCAAGGGGTATTACCCGCGCCAAGGGGCCGCGCCGGTAGACGCGCTGATCCTAAGCAAATCCGCCTGA